In Endozoicomonas sp. GU-1, one DNA window encodes the following:
- the ftsE gene encoding cell division ATP-binding protein FtsE codes for MIRFDGVSKRYPGGHVGLEHVSFHLERGEIAFLTGHSGAGKSTLMKLIMLLERASAGQVWVGGHNLRALKNSRIPYLRRNIGVVFQDHQLLFDRTVFENVALPLLIAGYSPSDCAGRVRAALDMVGLLSKEKLLPVALSGGEQQRVGLARAVVNRPALILADEPTGNLDPQLSTEIMKLFENFNQVGVTVLIASHDLALVARMRHRILTLEHGRLVADQEVQ; via the coding sequence ATGATTCGCTTTGACGGTGTCAGCAAGCGTTACCCGGGAGGTCATGTTGGCCTTGAGCACGTCAGTTTTCACCTGGAGCGGGGAGAGATTGCGTTTCTGACAGGCCATTCTGGTGCAGGAAAAAGTACCCTGATGAAGCTGATTATGCTTCTTGAGAGGGCCAGTGCAGGTCAGGTCTGGGTGGGAGGTCATAACCTGCGGGCTCTGAAGAACAGCCGGATTCCCTATCTTCGCCGCAACATTGGTGTGGTTTTTCAGGATCACCAGTTGCTGTTTGATCGTACTGTTTTTGAAAATGTTGCTTTACCGCTGCTGATCGCAGGCTATTCTCCCAGTGATTGCGCTGGCCGGGTTCGCGCTGCTCTGGATATGGTCGGGTTATTAAGCAAGGAAAAGTTGTTGCCAGTGGCTTTGTCCGGTGGTGAACAGCAGCGGGTTGGCCTGGCGCGGGCAGTCGTGAATCGCCCGGCTTTGATTCTTGCGGATGAGCCCACTGGAAACCTTGATCCGCAGTTGTCCACGGAAATCATGAAGCTGTTTGAGAACTTTAATCAGGTGGGGGTTACCGTGTTGATTGCCAGTCATGACCTGGCGCTGGTGGCCCGGATGCGACACCGTATTTTGACCCTGGAGCATGGCAGGCTGGTTGCAGACCAGGAGGTTCAGTGA
- the ftsX gene encoding permease-like cell division protein FtsX, producing the protein MSLFSKNNRRQQNGRRHTVDEQAGMGKTAGKSAGSFVPKEANKDAHKRGANRQTVATLTLHSFLSLHRQVGRDALTRLLNNPVASLLNSLLIAVAFSLPVLLFVLVSNVQVLGAAWDGQPKISIYLNHGVSQKIIDQRIADYRQDPLIKEVVYLSPEQGVNDFQQKAGLQDVISQLGFNPLPGVIELLPAIEASFEQLDDAVVHYQQMEGVDQVRLDRQWVQRLQAILTMLERFAIMLGGILGLTVVLVISNTVRLSIESRRDEIKIISMVGGTRGFIAMPFIYMGIWYGVIGAILAQVIVFSLLAVLSHEMMNIAGLYNSEMVLSGPGFGVLGVLLLAGIAFGVLGAISSCYRHFQALVPD; encoded by the coding sequence GTGAGTCTGTTTAGTAAGAACAACAGGCGACAGCAAAATGGTCGTCGGCACACAGTGGATGAACAGGCGGGGATGGGCAAAACCGCTGGAAAGAGTGCGGGAAGTTTTGTTCCTAAAGAAGCCAATAAAGATGCCCATAAAAGAGGTGCCAATCGCCAGACCGTAGCAACCCTGACACTGCATTCTTTCCTGAGCCTGCATCGGCAGGTGGGCAGGGATGCGCTGACCCGTCTGCTGAACAACCCTGTGGCCAGTCTGTTGAACAGCTTGCTGATCGCGGTTGCCTTTTCCCTGCCGGTTTTGCTGTTTGTTCTGGTGAGCAATGTGCAGGTGCTGGGGGCAGCCTGGGATGGGCAGCCCAAAATCTCCATTTACCTCAATCATGGGGTTAGCCAGAAAATTATCGATCAACGTATTGCGGATTATCGTCAAGACCCTCTGATTAAAGAAGTTGTCTATCTGTCGCCGGAACAGGGGGTGAACGACTTTCAGCAAAAGGCCGGACTGCAGGATGTGATTAGCCAGCTTGGGTTTAATCCATTGCCGGGGGTGATAGAGCTGCTGCCTGCCATCGAGGCATCTTTTGAACAACTGGATGATGCCGTGGTCCATTATCAGCAAATGGAAGGGGTTGACCAGGTTCGCCTGGACCGGCAGTGGGTACAGAGGCTGCAGGCAATTTTGACGATGCTTGAACGCTTTGCCATCATGCTGGGCGGGATTCTCGGGCTTACCGTGGTTCTGGTGATCAGCAACACCGTGCGCCTCAGTATTGAAAGCCGCCGTGATGAAATCAAAATTATCAGTATGGTGGGTGGAACCCGGGGCTTTATTGCCATGCCCTTCATCTATATGGGGATCTGGTATGGCGTGATTGGTGCCATTCTGGCTCAAGTGATTGTTTTTTCATTATTAGCTGTCCTGAGTCATGAAATGATGAATATTGCCGGACTGTATAATAGCGAGATGGTATTATCTGGCCCCGGTTTTGGCGTGTTGGGCGTATTGTTGCTGGCCGGAATAGCGTTTGGTGTTCTGGGGGCAATAAGCAGCTGCTATCGACATTTTCAGGCTTTAGTACCTGACTAG
- the rpoH gene encoding RNA polymerase sigma factor RpoH, which yields MGTSLQPVDMLVPGRNIDAYVASVSSIAVLSAEQEKTLAERLFFHNDLEAARQLVMSHLRFVVHIAKSYSGYGLPLADLIQEGNVGLMKAVKRFNPEVGVRLVSFAVHWVKAEIHEFILRNWRIVKVATTKAQRKLFFNLRSAKKRLSWLTNDEADAVAKDLGVEAKVVREMESRMAGQDTAFDGYGDDDSDTAYQAPAYYLEDHNSDPSSLLEDADWSDSSISQLRSALAQLDERSRDILQKRWLAEEKATLHELADTYGVSAERIRQLEKNAMKKLKGSMEA from the coding sequence ATGGGCACCAGTCTTCAACCAGTCGATATGTTAGTTCCTGGCCGCAATATTGATGCCTATGTTGCGTCAGTCAGCAGTATTGCTGTGTTGTCTGCTGAACAGGAAAAGACCCTTGCTGAGCGCCTCTTCTTTCATAATGATCTGGAAGCGGCTCGTCAGCTGGTCATGTCTCACCTTCGCTTTGTTGTTCACATTGCCAAAAGCTATTCCGGCTATGGTCTGCCACTGGCAGATCTGATTCAGGAAGGCAATGTGGGTCTTATGAAAGCGGTTAAGCGTTTTAACCCTGAAGTTGGGGTAAGGCTCGTCTCCTTTGCTGTGCATTGGGTCAAAGCGGAAATACACGAATTTATTCTGCGTAACTGGCGCATTGTGAAAGTCGCGACCACGAAAGCGCAACGCAAACTTTTCTTTAACCTGCGCAGCGCTAAAAAGCGGCTGTCCTGGTTAACCAACGATGAAGCGGATGCCGTAGCCAAAGATCTGGGCGTTGAAGCTAAAGTGGTTCGCGAAATGGAAAGCCGAATGGCTGGCCAGGATACCGCTTTTGATGGCTATGGGGACGATGATAGCGATACCGCTTATCAGGCACCTGCTTACTATCTGGAAGACCATAACTCAGACCCTTCTTCTCTGCTTGAAGATGCCGACTGGTCCGACAGTTCTATTTCCCAGCTGAGAAGTGCCTTGGCACAGCTGGACGAACGCAGTCGGGATATTCTGCAGAAGCGTTGGCTGGCAGAAGAAAAGGCAACGCTGCATGAGCTGGCGGACACCTATGGAGTATCTGCTGAGCGTATCCGCCAGTTGGAAAAGAATGCGATGAAAAAGCTGAAAGGCTCTATGGAAGCCTGA